The following is a genomic window from Pseudomonas lurida.
CTTCACCGGTGCACCGGTACCCGAAGGTGCCGACTGTGTGGAGATGCAGGAAAACGCCGTGGTCCACGCCGATGAGCGCGTGAGCTTCACCGAACCCCTGCACCTGGGCCAGAACATCCGCCCCCAAGGGCAGGAAACCACGGTCGGCGAGCGGGTGCTGACGGCCGGCACGCGCCTGGGTCCGATTGAACTGGGCCTGGCCGCGTCCCTCGGCCATGACGGCCTGGCCGTGATCCGCCGCCCACGCGTGGCCGTGCTGTCCACTGGCGACGAGTTGGTCGAACCCGGTTTGCCGCTGGGGCCGGGCCAGATCTACAACAGCAACCGTCGGGTGCTGTGTGCCTGGCTCAGCCGCATGGGCTGTGAAGTGATCGATGCCGGCATTCTCCCGGATGACCTGGAGAAAACCCGTGCGCAACTGGCGAGCCTGGGCAGTGTCGACCTGATTCTGTCGACAGGCGGTGTGTCGGTGGGCGAGGCGGATTTCCTCGGCATCGCCCTGCGTGAAGAGGGTGAGTTGGCGTTGTGGAAACTGGCGATCAAACCCGGCAAGCCGCTGACCTTTGGCCACTTCCGTGGCGTGCCGGTGATCGGCCTGCCGGGCAACCCGGCCTCGACGCTGGTGACGTTCGCGCTATTGGCACGCCCTTATCTGCTGCGCCGCCAGGGCGTGCTGGACGTCGAGCCGCTGCGTTTTGAAGTGCCGGTGGGGTTCACCTGGCCCAAGCCGGGCAACCGCCGCGAGTACCTGCGCGGGCGTATCGAGCAGGGCAAGGCGATCATCTACCGCAACCAGAGCTCCGGCGTGCTGCGCAGCGCGGCGTGGGCGCAAGGGTTTGTGGAGGTGCTGGAGGGCACGACGCTGGAGATTGGCGATACCGTCAACTTCATCCCGCTGAGTGAAGTCCTGAACTGAACACAGATCAAAAATGTGGGAGCGGGCTTGCTCGCGAATGCGGTGTTTCAGCCACTAAATGCGCTGACTGATCCACCGCTTTCGCGAGCAAGCCCGCTCCCACTGTTAGTTTTGTGTTGTCGGTGAGTCAGTAGTCATCCCCACGCTCCGTCACATCCCTCTCCACCGGCCCTGCATTCGGGTCATAGCCCACCGGGAACTTGCCCTTCAACGTCCACGCAAACGCGATGATCTCGGCAACCGTGCGGTACAACTCCTCCGGAATACTGTCCCCCAGCTCCATGCGCGCCAACAGCTTCACCAGCTCGGCGTTTTCGTAGATGGGCACTTCATTCTCGCGCGCCAGCTTGAGGATGGCTTCGGCCAGGGCATCATCGCCCTTGGCCGTCAGGGTCGGTGCCTGCTGGCCGTCGTACTTGAGGGCAATGGCCTGGCGCGGTGGCGTGGGGTTCTTCATGCGGTTTCGTCCACCCAGCGTTGCTCCAGTCCGGTCTTTGGCCCACGTGGCGGGGTGCCGAGGTGGCAATCGAGGTCGCCGACGTTGATGCCTGATGTCACCAGGCGTTCGCGCAGGTTGCCCAAGTGGCTTTCGATCAGGCTGGCAGTGAACGGTCGGGAGGCCCATAGCTGGCTGGACAGCTTGCCCTGGCTCAGTTGCGCCTGGACCTGCAGCGGTCCCAGCGGC
Proteins encoded in this region:
- the glp gene encoding molybdopterin molybdotransferase MoeA, whose amino-acid sequence is MNPVGKPGKTGALMPVEHALQQLLAMAEAAPIREQQTLPLADCDGRVLAQDLVSTLDLPPWPNSAMDGYAVRLADWTGEPLVVSQRIFAGQAPQPLAAGTCARIFTGAPVPEGADCVEMQENAVVHADERVSFTEPLHLGQNIRPQGQETTVGERVLTAGTRLGPIELGLAASLGHDGLAVIRRPRVAVLSTGDELVEPGLPLGPGQIYNSNRRVLCAWLSRMGCEVIDAGILPDDLEKTRAQLASLGSVDLILSTGGVSVGEADFLGIALREEGELALWKLAIKPGKPLTFGHFRGVPVIGLPGNPASTLVTFALLARPYLLRRQGVLDVEPLRFEVPVGFTWPKPGNRREYLRGRIEQGKAIIYRNQSSGVLRSAAWAQGFVEVLEGTTLEIGDTVNFIPLSEVLN
- a CDS encoding EscU/YscU/HrcU family type III secretion system export apparatus switch protein — translated: MKNPTPPRQAIALKYDGQQAPTLTAKGDDALAEAILKLARENEVPIYENAELVKLLARMELGDSIPEELYRTVAEIIAFAWTLKGKFPVGYDPNAGPVERDVTERGDDY